One window of the Salvia splendens isolate huo1 chromosome 1, SspV2, whole genome shotgun sequence genome contains the following:
- the LOC121751497 gene encoding 60S ribosomal protein L22-2-like: MMRKGGAAGGKKKTSTLVIDCGKPVEDKIMEIASLEKFLQERIKVGGKPGALGDSVTVIRDKTKISITATDATTFSKRYLKYLTKKYLKKNNVRDWLRVIASDKDRNVYELRYFNIAENESEEED; the protein is encoded by the exons ATGATGCGTAAAGGAGGAGCAGCGGGAGGGAAGAAGAAAACGTCGACGCTCGTGATCGATTGCGGGAAGCCGGTGGAGGATAAGATTATGGAAATCGCCTCACTGGAGAAGTTCCTCCAGGAGCGCATCAAGGTCGGCGGCAAGCCCGGTGCCCTCGGCGACTCCGTCACCGTCATCCGTGACAAGACCAAGATCTCAATCACCGCCACCGATGCCACCACCTTCTCCAAAAG GTACCTCAAGTATTTGACAAAAAAATATCTAAAGAAGAACAATGTGCGTGACTGGCTGCGGGTGATAGCTTCTGACAAGGACCGAAATGTCTATGAATTAAGATATTTCAACATCGCTGAGAATGAGTCTGAGGAGGAGGATTAA
- the LOC121751507 gene encoding E3 ubiquitin-protein ligase RFI2-like isoform X2 translates to MGLGDADLLDDGDGGGGGCKASAASVPCSICLDVVTDAGDRSWAKLQCGHQFHLDCIGSAFNIKGAMQCPNCRKIEKGQWLYANGGRQLPEFNMDDWLHDEDLHDLSYSEMSVGVHWCPYNGLTRLPSSSDEGEFSSNQDLVGHHAIFAEHAPMSSATHPCPYIAYVGTFHPPFSTSSGNTPDGSSFSNHWSGLSSAPSEVPNSYAFPSMDGNYHHNWEHPSHLAASNRIGSADQPPIPSLAQRTARSSDIPRPGMHPFIVGRSSASRAPGSITSSVLPPYPGPVARLRDRPPVQAYFQQSIGAPVARTSLVSTGRRSGGHRGLPQVSPVASSADGFYFFSSNPSGRSFQDAENPQHDHYYGWDREQQPGFTLNQLDRDAIWASFHPSSDSGVRPGNFRQRHGSERMPSQNRA, encoded by the exons ATGGGGTTGGGCGATGCGGATCTTCTcgacgacggcgacggtggTGGCGGAGGATGCAAGGCGTCAGCTGCATCTGTGCCGTGCTCGATTTGCTTGGATGTGGTGACGGATGCCGGCGATAGATCTTGGGCGAAGCTTCAATGCGGCCATCAATTCCATCTCG ATTGCATAGGTTCAGCATTTAACATAAAGGGAGCAATGCAGTGCCCTAACTGCCGGAAAATTGAGAAAGGGCAATGGCTCTATGCAAATGGTGGTCGTCAGTTACCTGAGTTTAACATGGATGATTGGCTGCATGATGAGGATCTGCATGATCTAAGTTATTCTGAAATG TCGGTTGGAGTTCACTGGTGTCCTTACAATGGTTTGACTAGACTTCCGTCATCTTCCGA TGAAGGTGAATTTTCATCAA ACCAAGATCTTGTCGGACACCATGCTATCTTTGCGGAACATGCACCCATGTCCTCTGCAACTCATCCTTGTCCATATATTGCATATGTTGGAACATTCCACCCACCcttttcaacatcaagtgggAATACGCCTGATGGATCCAGTTTTAGTAATCACTGGAGCGGGCTGTCTTCTGCTCCAAGTGAAGTACCAAACTCCTATGCATTCCCTTCAATGGATGGCAATTATCACCACAATTGGGAACACCCTTCTCATTTAGCTGCAAGCAACCGAATTGGTAGTGCAGATCAACCGCCTATTCCATCTCTCGCTCAGAGGACAGCTAGGAGTTCTGACATTCCAAGACCTGGAATGCATCCTTTTATTGTTGGTCGCAG CTCCGCTAGTAGAGCTCCCGGCTCTATCACATCATCAGTGCTTCCACCTTACCCTGGACCTGTTGCCCGCCTCCGTGACCGTCCTCCCGTTCAAGCGTATTTCCAGCAATCCATTGGTGCGCCAGTAGCACGCACCTCTTTAGTTTCCACCGGACGAAGATCCGGCGGCCATAGGGGTTTGCCTCAAGTTAGCCCAGTGGCCTCATCAGCAGATGggttttatttcttttcctcgaATCCATCTGGAAGAAGTTTTCAAGATGCAGAAAATCCCCAACACGATCACTATTATGGTTGGGACCGTGAGCAGCAGCCAGGCTTCACCTTGAATCAGCTTGATAGGGATGCAATATGGGCGTCTTTTCACCCTTCATCTGATTCTGGAGTCAGACCAGGCAATTTCCGGCAGAGGCATGGGTCTGAGAGGATGCCATCTCAAAATCGAGCGTAA
- the LOC121751507 gene encoding E3 ubiquitin-protein ligase RFI2-like isoform X1, with translation MGLGDADLLDDGDGGGGGCKASAASVPCSICLDVVTDAGDRSWAKLQCGHQFHLDCIGSAFNIKGAMQCPNCRKIEKGQWLYANGGRQLPEFNMDDWLHDEDLHDLSYSEMSVGVHWCPYNGLTRLPSSSDEGEFSSSAYQDLVGHHAIFAEHAPMSSATHPCPYIAYVGTFHPPFSTSSGNTPDGSSFSNHWSGLSSAPSEVPNSYAFPSMDGNYHHNWEHPSHLAASNRIGSADQPPIPSLAQRTARSSDIPRPGMHPFIVGRSSASRAPGSITSSVLPPYPGPVARLRDRPPVQAYFQQSIGAPVARTSLVSTGRRSGGHRGLPQVSPVASSADGFYFFSSNPSGRSFQDAENPQHDHYYGWDREQQPGFTLNQLDRDAIWASFHPSSDSGVRPGNFRQRHGSERMPSQNRA, from the exons ATGGGGTTGGGCGATGCGGATCTTCTcgacgacggcgacggtggTGGCGGAGGATGCAAGGCGTCAGCTGCATCTGTGCCGTGCTCGATTTGCTTGGATGTGGTGACGGATGCCGGCGATAGATCTTGGGCGAAGCTTCAATGCGGCCATCAATTCCATCTCG ATTGCATAGGTTCAGCATTTAACATAAAGGGAGCAATGCAGTGCCCTAACTGCCGGAAAATTGAGAAAGGGCAATGGCTCTATGCAAATGGTGGTCGTCAGTTACCTGAGTTTAACATGGATGATTGGCTGCATGATGAGGATCTGCATGATCTAAGTTATTCTGAAATG TCGGTTGGAGTTCACTGGTGTCCTTACAATGGTTTGACTAGACTTCCGTCATCTTCCGA TGAAGGTGAATTTTCATCAAGTGCGT ACCAAGATCTTGTCGGACACCATGCTATCTTTGCGGAACATGCACCCATGTCCTCTGCAACTCATCCTTGTCCATATATTGCATATGTTGGAACATTCCACCCACCcttttcaacatcaagtgggAATACGCCTGATGGATCCAGTTTTAGTAATCACTGGAGCGGGCTGTCTTCTGCTCCAAGTGAAGTACCAAACTCCTATGCATTCCCTTCAATGGATGGCAATTATCACCACAATTGGGAACACCCTTCTCATTTAGCTGCAAGCAACCGAATTGGTAGTGCAGATCAACCGCCTATTCCATCTCTCGCTCAGAGGACAGCTAGGAGTTCTGACATTCCAAGACCTGGAATGCATCCTTTTATTGTTGGTCGCAG CTCCGCTAGTAGAGCTCCCGGCTCTATCACATCATCAGTGCTTCCACCTTACCCTGGACCTGTTGCCCGCCTCCGTGACCGTCCTCCCGTTCAAGCGTATTTCCAGCAATCCATTGGTGCGCCAGTAGCACGCACCTCTTTAGTTTCCACCGGACGAAGATCCGGCGGCCATAGGGGTTTGCCTCAAGTTAGCCCAGTGGCCTCATCAGCAGATGggttttatttcttttcctcgaATCCATCTGGAAGAAGTTTTCAAGATGCAGAAAATCCCCAACACGATCACTATTATGGTTGGGACCGTGAGCAGCAGCCAGGCTTCACCTTGAATCAGCTTGATAGGGATGCAATATGGGCGTCTTTTCACCCTTCATCTGATTCTGGAGTCAGACCAGGCAATTTCCGGCAGAGGCATGGGTCTGAGAGGATGCCATCTCAAAATCGAGCGTAA